In the Candidatus Electrothrix rattekaaiensis genome, one interval contains:
- the acs gene encoding acetate--CoA ligase, giving the protein MAKNEDKIVSLLQAGATFAPPTKGQDQAHVKSMDEYKAAYQRSMEDPEGFWADRAEELVTWDKKWDKVLEYDFDKPQIEWFKGGKLNMSVNCLDRHLTDGRRNKAAIIWQGEPEEDVKVYTYQMLHTEVCRFANVLRKKGVKKGDRVAIYLPMIPELSIALLACSRIGAIHSVVFAGFSAVALQSRIQDCEAKVLVTADAVLRSGKVIPLKPNADSALKESSSIESCIVVERAGNDVVMQDGRDSWWHEEVAAEDISSECEPESMDAEDTLFILYTSGSTGTPKGVVHTTGGYLTYAMHTCQWVFDLKDNDVYWCTADIGWVTGHSYILYGPLGLGATSLMFEGVPSYPGPDRFWKIVEKFRVNIFYTAPTVIRALMRDGEEPVQRHDLSSLRVLGSVGEPINPEAWMWYYINIGKEKLPIVDTWWQTETGGIMISPLPYATTLKPGSATYPLPGIDAAIYDEDGNEAAPNEGGHLVIRKPWPGMLRGVYKNPERFKKTYFSRYKDTYDPEDGARKDEDGCFWIMGRLDDVINVSGHRLGTAEIESALVSHASVAEAAVVGMPHPVKGQTIFAYVTLMASVAESDELIAELRKHVRTEIGPIATPEVIMWAPGLPKTRSGKIMRRILRKIAADDFDNFGDTSTLADPSVVDNLVEGRKSM; this is encoded by the coding sequence ATGGCTAAAAATGAAGACAAAATTGTAAGCCTGCTGCAAGCGGGTGCAACCTTTGCTCCTCCGACTAAAGGACAGGATCAGGCCCACGTCAAGTCAATGGACGAGTACAAGGCCGCCTACCAACGATCTATGGAAGATCCTGAAGGATTCTGGGCTGATCGGGCCGAGGAGCTGGTCACTTGGGACAAGAAATGGGACAAGGTGCTGGAATATGATTTCGACAAACCTCAAATCGAATGGTTCAAGGGCGGAAAGCTGAACATGTCCGTGAACTGTCTGGATCGCCATCTCACCGATGGTCGCCGCAACAAAGCTGCGATCATCTGGCAGGGCGAGCCGGAAGAGGACGTGAAGGTCTACACCTATCAGATGCTGCACACCGAGGTCTGCCGCTTCGCCAATGTTCTCAGGAAAAAAGGGGTCAAAAAAGGTGACCGGGTCGCCATTTACCTGCCCATGATTCCTGAACTGTCCATTGCCCTGCTGGCATGTTCCCGTATCGGTGCAATTCACTCGGTCGTTTTTGCCGGTTTCTCCGCTGTGGCCCTGCAAAGCCGAATTCAGGACTGCGAGGCCAAGGTATTGGTGACCGCAGATGCCGTTCTCCGTTCAGGCAAGGTTATTCCGCTCAAGCCCAATGCGGACAGTGCCCTGAAAGAGAGTAGCTCAATAGAAAGCTGTATCGTGGTGGAGCGGGCCGGCAACGATGTCGTCATGCAGGATGGTCGCGACAGCTGGTGGCACGAAGAAGTAGCTGCCGAGGATATCAGCAGCGAGTGCGAGCCGGAATCTATGGATGCGGAAGACACCCTGTTCATCCTGTACACCTCCGGTTCCACCGGTACGCCCAAGGGGGTTGTCCACACCACCGGCGGTTACCTGACCTATGCCATGCATACCTGCCAGTGGGTTTTTGACCTGAAAGACAATGATGTTTACTGGTGTACCGCTGATATCGGCTGGGTCACCGGTCATTCCTATATTCTTTACGGCCCCTTGGGCCTGGGTGCCACCTCGCTGATGTTCGAGGGTGTTCCCTCCTATCCGGGACCGGATCGTTTCTGGAAGATTGTTGAGAAATTCCGAGTCAACATCTTCTACACCGCACCGACCGTTATCCGCGCTCTGATGCGGGACGGCGAAGAGCCTGTCCAGCGTCACGACCTGTCCAGCCTGCGCGTTCTCGGTTCTGTGGGCGAGCCTATCAACCCCGAGGCGTGGATGTGGTATTATATTAATATCGGTAAAGAGAAGCTGCCTATCGTGGATACTTGGTGGCAGACCGAGACCGGCGGCATCATGATTTCACCGTTGCCCTACGCCACCACCCTCAAGCCCGGTTCAGCCACCTATCCGCTGCCCGGTATTGATGCGGCAATCTACGACGAAGACGGCAACGAGGCCGCACCCAATGAAGGCGGCCATCTGGTTATTCGTAAACCGTGGCCGGGAATGTTGCGCGGTGTCTACAAAAATCCCGAACGCTTCAAAAAGACCTATTTCAGCCGTTACAAAGATACCTACGACCCGGAAGACGGGGCGCGTAAGGATGAGGACGGCTGTTTCTGGATCATGGGTCGTCTGGACGATGTCATCAATGTCTCCGGTCACCGTCTGGGGACTGCCGAGATCGAATCCGCACTGGTTTCCCATGCCTCAGTGGCCGAGGCCGCAGTTGTCGGGATGCCGCATCCGGTCAAAGGCCAGACCATCTTTGCCTATGTCACCCTGATGGCTTCTGTTGCAGAGTCTGACGAGCTGATCGCGGAACTGCGCAAGCATGTCCGTACCGAGATCGGCCCCATCGCCACCCCGGAGGTCATCATGTGGGCACCGGGTCTGCCCAAGACCCGTTCCGGTAAGATCATGCGCCGCATCCTGCGCAAGATTGCCGCTGACGACTTTGATAACTTCGGCGACACCTCTACCCTGGCTGATCCTTCAGTCGTGGATAATCTGGTTGAAGGCCGGAAGAGCATGTAA
- the nifE gene encoding nitrogenase iron-molybdenum cofactor biosynthesis protein NifE, with translation MEAVALKERENQIHVKGEAPFNIVCNKDSLAGAVSQRACVFCGSRVVLYPIADALHLVHGPIGCAVYTWDIRGALSSGPELHRLSFSTDLQEIDVIFGGEKKLRRALMELIERHSPKAAFVYSTCIVGIIGDDLEAVCRSVTAETGVTVIPVQSEGFKGNKRAGYQAACDAMFRLIGTGDTAGISKYSLNILGDFNLAGEIWMIREYYEKMGIEVVANITGDGRVDDIRRAHGAGLNVVQCSGSTMQLANMMEEKYGTPSLRVSYFGIEDMSEALYDIARFFQKKYPDDPESDRIMERTKALVQEKVSELVPKLEKYRKALAGKKAAIYVGGSFKAFSLVKAFRLVDMDVVMVGSQTGTEEDYRELEAITDPGTVIVDDANPLELNSFLKEKGVDIFVGGVKERPIAYKLGIGFCDHNHERKEALAGFEGMLNFAKEVYSSVMSPVWRFVPRNQGGR, from the coding sequence ATGGAAGCAGTCGCTTTAAAAGAACGGGAAAATCAGATTCATGTCAAGGGGGAAGCCCCTTTTAATATTGTCTGCAACAAGGACAGTCTGGCAGGAGCGGTCAGTCAGCGGGCCTGTGTGTTCTGCGGCTCACGAGTCGTTTTGTATCCCATTGCCGATGCCCTGCATCTGGTGCATGGTCCTATAGGCTGTGCCGTGTACACCTGGGATATTCGGGGTGCGCTCTCCTCCGGCCCGGAATTGCACCGCCTTTCCTTTTCCACCGACCTTCAGGAGATCGATGTTATCTTTGGCGGGGAAAAGAAGTTGCGTCGCGCCCTGATGGAGCTGATTGAGCGGCATAGTCCCAAGGCCGCGTTTGTCTATTCCACCTGTATCGTCGGGATTATCGGCGATGATCTTGAAGCCGTATGCAGGAGCGTGACTGCCGAGACCGGTGTCACCGTAATTCCGGTGCAGTCGGAAGGATTTAAGGGCAATAAACGGGCCGGTTATCAGGCCGCCTGTGATGCCATGTTTCGGCTCATCGGGACAGGGGACACCGCAGGAATTTCCAAGTATTCTCTCAATATCCTGGGTGACTTTAATCTTGCCGGGGAAATCTGGATGATTCGTGAATATTATGAAAAGATGGGGATCGAGGTGGTCGCCAATATCACCGGAGACGGTCGGGTGGATGATATTCGCCGGGCCCACGGTGCTGGACTAAACGTGGTCCAGTGCTCCGGTTCCACTATGCAGCTGGCTAATATGATGGAAGAGAAATACGGTACGCCTTCGCTACGGGTTTCCTATTTCGGTATTGAGGATATGTCCGAAGCTCTCTATGATATCGCCCGATTTTTTCAAAAGAAATATCCTGATGATCCGGAGTCCGATCGGATCATGGAGCGGACCAAGGCCCTGGTCCAGGAAAAGGTCAGTGAGTTGGTGCCGAAGTTGGAAAAGTACCGCAAAGCCCTGGCCGGGAAAAAGGCCGCAATCTACGTAGGCGGTTCCTTTAAAGCCTTTTCTCTGGTCAAGGCATTTCGCTTGGTGGATATGGATGTGGTTATGGTCGGGTCACAGACCGGTACGGAAGAGGATTACCGGGAATTGGAGGCCATTACTGATCCGGGTACGGTTATTGTCGATGATGCCAACCCTTTGGAGCTGAACAGCTTTTTGAAAGAAAAAGGGGTGGATATCTTTGTCGGCGGAGTCAAGGAACGGCCCATTGCCTATAAATTAGGTATCGGTTTCTGCGACCATAATCATGAGCGCAAAGAAGCCTTGGCTGGCTTCGAGGGGATGCTTAATTTCGCTAAAGAGGTGTATTCTTCGGTGATGAGTCCGGTTTGGCGTTTTGTGCCGAGGAATCAAGGCGGAAGATAG
- a CDS encoding AAA family ATPase → MIKKLVVSNFRSLGPDIHFEPGKLSFFIGPNGSGKSNILDVLSFVRDSVMQGLPAAITQRGGIDTARRRSHGRPFDVHIELQLLIDQQHVTYEFIITGDRLEEYRVKTEKAIMYGPNGEEKVSFVRNGHDWDGPEGVAPFMDEQSLALTALGGTKQFKPLVDFLSGLTVYSIFPDTLRVPQRFDSSHPLKEHGENWVSILRELVKEKYAKDDIVTGLRKLTGDIEDVRVASAAGYLIAEFKQQVKGQKAKRWFDAAQQSDGTLRVAGLLTALVQTPALPVIGVEEPELTVHPGALPMLYDYLRQASEVSQVFVTTHSPVILDVVDVENDVVFVVNKVDGKTDVKKMADTQLEPVRKSLLRLGDLFMSGDLQLSLFDDDTLCGE, encoded by the coding sequence ATGATTAAAAAACTCGTTGTTTCCAATTTCCGCAGTCTTGGTCCTGACATTCATTTTGAGCCGGGTAAACTTTCCTTCTTTATAGGGCCGAACGGGTCTGGAAAGTCAAACATTCTTGATGTGCTCTCTTTTGTTCGGGATTCGGTTATGCAGGGCTTACCTGCCGCTATCACTCAGAGAGGCGGTATTGACACTGCACGGAGACGCAGTCATGGGCGCCCTTTTGATGTACATATAGAATTGCAGCTTCTTATTGATCAGCAGCATGTAACATATGAATTTATTATTACCGGTGATCGTCTTGAAGAGTACAGGGTAAAGACAGAAAAAGCCATTATGTACGGGCCGAACGGCGAGGAAAAGGTGTCATTTGTCAGAAACGGTCACGACTGGGACGGGCCGGAAGGGGTGGCACCCTTTATGGATGAACAGTCCCTTGCCCTGACCGCCTTGGGAGGGACGAAACAGTTTAAGCCTTTGGTTGATTTTTTGTCCGGTCTCACCGTCTATTCTATCTTCCCGGACACTCTTCGGGTTCCGCAGCGTTTTGATTCAAGTCATCCGCTCAAAGAACATGGAGAAAACTGGGTATCCATTTTACGGGAACTGGTGAAAGAAAAGTACGCCAAAGATGATATTGTTACAGGATTGAGGAAGCTCACCGGAGATATTGAGGATGTCCGGGTGGCGAGCGCGGCGGGATATCTGATAGCCGAGTTTAAGCAGCAGGTCAAGGGGCAGAAAGCGAAACGATGGTTTGACGCAGCCCAGCAGTCGGACGGGACGCTGAGAGTTGCCGGACTGTTGACGGCCTTGGTGCAAACTCCGGCTCTTCCGGTGATCGGGGTTGAAGAACCAGAACTCACTGTGCATCCCGGAGCCTTGCCCATGCTCTATGACTATTTGCGGCAGGCCAGTGAAGTTTCACAGGTTTTTGTAACTACCCATAGCCCTGTAATCCTTGATGTTGTTGATGTTGAAAACGATGTTGTTTTTGTCGTCAATAAGGTGGATGGAAAAACAGATGTAAAAAAGATGGCGGATACGCAGCTAGAACCTGTTCGCAAGAGTCTGTTGCGATTAGGGGATCTTTTTATGTCAGGTGACTTACAGCTTTCTCTTTTTGACGATGATACCCTCTGCGGAGAATGA
- a CDS encoding N-acyl homoserine lactonase family protein yields the protein MMTYQQSYGTPYTIPIYSWYLEGGEKNILIDTGEMHPVISEDREKAIGGKIYTLEEGLERYGLKPEDIDVVIHTHLHSDHCENDYKCSNAVFYIHEKELETISSPHPLDYRYVEDFVYEIREAGQIRAVSTDQELLPGISVMHTPAHTPGGMTVFIDTERGKTAITGFCVIRENFEPPVQVKAMEMEVIPPGTCTDTYAAYDLMLKVRDMADYIIPLHEPEFAAMESI from the coding sequence ATGATGACTTACCAGCAGAGCTACGGCACCCCTTACACCATTCCGATCTACAGCTGGTATCTTGAAGGCGGCGAGAAGAACATCCTGATAGACACCGGTGAAATGCACCCGGTCATTTCCGAAGACCGGGAAAAGGCCATCGGTGGTAAGATCTACACCCTTGAGGAGGGGCTAGAACGATACGGCCTTAAACCGGAAGACATTGACGTGGTCATCCATACCCATCTCCATTCCGACCACTGTGAAAACGATTATAAATGCAGCAATGCGGTGTTCTACATCCACGAGAAAGAGCTGGAAACCATCAGCAGCCCTCATCCTCTGGATTACCGCTATGTGGAGGACTTTGTCTATGAAATCCGCGAGGCTGGACAAATCAGAGCTGTCAGCACGGATCAGGAGCTTTTGCCGGGAATCTCGGTGATGCACACCCCGGCCCATACTCCCGGCGGCATGACCGTATTCATCGACACGGAACGCGGCAAAACCGCCATCACCGGCTTCTGCGTCATCAGAGAGAATTTTGAACCGCCTGTACAGGTTAAGGCGATGGAAATGGAAGTCATCCCGCCGGGTACCTGCACAGACACCTATGCCGCCTATGACCTGATGCTCAAGGTTCGGGATATGGCCGATTATATCATTCCGCTGCATGAGCCGGAGTTTGCCGCAATGGAGAGTATCTGA
- a CDS encoding DUF4276 family protein gives MAGKKGYLLVEGHGEVEAAQNVITRLSHDIGIYNIPWSKPLRWPNLHQWQGHKSGGVMSGAEFIRTKPDAGALLILRDEDDQCPKDLAPQIAQQLRTLKLPFPTAYVLLHPEYEVLFLPCLERMGFPAWDRDSWEARRGIKEWLSGKLPKGRSYKPTVQQFAMTRQLDFPTLRSANVPCFGSLERGLRFLSAHLGQFGKVYPAQ, from the coding sequence GTGGCTGGCAAAAAGGGATATCTGCTTGTGGAAGGGCACGGAGAAGTGGAGGCTGCTCAGAATGTTATTACCCGCCTGAGTCACGACATTGGAATATATAATATCCCCTGGAGTAAACCGTTGCGCTGGCCGAACCTGCATCAATGGCAGGGGCATAAATCCGGCGGCGTAATGTCAGGGGCCGAGTTCATTCGCACTAAGCCTGACGCTGGAGCACTGTTAATCCTCCGAGATGAGGACGATCAATGTCCCAAGGATCTTGCGCCGCAGATTGCACAGCAATTAAGAACACTCAAGCTTCCCTTTCCAACAGCTTACGTGCTGTTGCATCCGGAATATGAGGTGCTTTTTCTTCCCTGTTTGGAGCGGATGGGGTTTCCAGCTTGGGATCGCGATTCATGGGAAGCTCGACGGGGCATCAAAGAATGGCTTTCCGGAAAATTACCCAAAGGGCGTTCGTACAAACCCACTGTGCAGCAGTTTGCCATGACCCGGCAGCTTGACTTTCCGACCTTACGTTCGGCAAATGTCCCCTGCTTCGGCAGCTTGGAAAGAGGACTTCGTTTTCTGTCCGCCCATCTTGGGCAATTCGGCAAAGTGTACCCGGCTCAGTAA
- a CDS encoding pyridoxal phosphate-dependent aminotransferase, with amino-acid sequence MTVAKKMQEFADNSSWIRKMFERGAGMKAEFGAENVFDFSLGNPDVAPPKKFFEVLADLVEGDTPGMHAYMPNGGYHYVREAVAAQLSKEQGAEIGMGDVLMTCGAAGALNVVMKSLLDPGDEVIILSPFFVEYHFYVDNHGGVVKIVPTDDEFQLDLAAIEEALTEKTKAVLINSPNNPTGQMYSAESLAALGVLLDRAGENFCTTIYLISDEPYRKIVFDGAETPSIMVTTTNSIVVSSYSKDLSLPGERIGYIAVHPEMHEKDLLLNAMTLANRILGFVNAPALMQRAVAELQEESVDASIYEQRREVFCKVLDEAGLEYVMPKGAFYLFPKTPIADDVEFCRLLQEEKILAVPGRGFGTPGHIRLAFCVDAEVIVKSAEGFKRAVAKAKGA; translated from the coding sequence ATGACCGTAGCAAAAAAAATGCAGGAGTTTGCCGATAACTCTTCCTGGATTCGTAAGATGTTTGAACGAGGTGCCGGGATGAAGGCCGAATTCGGCGCGGAGAATGTGTTTGATTTCAGTCTCGGCAACCCCGATGTCGCTCCACCTAAGAAATTTTTCGAGGTGCTGGCCGACTTGGTTGAAGGCGATACTCCGGGAATGCATGCCTACATGCCCAATGGCGGTTACCATTATGTGCGGGAGGCCGTCGCGGCCCAGTTATCCAAGGAGCAGGGCGCGGAGATCGGGATGGGCGATGTTCTTATGACCTGCGGAGCAGCAGGTGCCCTGAATGTGGTCATGAAATCCCTGCTCGATCCTGGCGATGAGGTCATTATCCTGAGCCCGTTTTTTGTTGAGTACCATTTCTATGTGGATAACCACGGCGGTGTGGTCAAGATCGTGCCCACTGACGACGAGTTTCAGCTTGATCTTGCAGCCATTGAGGAAGCCCTGACAGAGAAAACCAAGGCTGTCCTTATCAATAGTCCTAATAATCCCACCGGTCAGATGTATAGTGCAGAATCCTTGGCTGCTTTAGGCGTATTGCTGGACAGGGCAGGGGAGAATTTTTGCACCACGATTTATCTGATTTCCGATGAACCCTATCGAAAGATCGTTTTTGACGGGGCGGAAACACCTTCTATCATGGTGACAACCACCAACTCTATCGTGGTCTCTTCCTATTCCAAGGATCTCTCATTGCCCGGCGAGCGAATCGGCTATATTGCCGTTCATCCAGAAATGCATGAAAAAGATCTCCTGCTCAATGCCATGACTCTGGCCAATCGCATCCTCGGTTTTGTTAATGCGCCTGCCCTGATGCAACGGGCGGTTGCTGAGCTGCAAGAGGAGAGCGTGGATGCCTCTATTTATGAGCAACGGCGTGAAGTGTTCTGTAAGGTGCTGGACGAGGCAGGTTTAGAGTATGTCATGCCCAAAGGGGCCTTTTATCTCTTTCCGAAAACACCTATTGCAGATGATGTGGAGTTTTGCAGACTGCTTCAGGAAGAAAAAATCTTGGCGGTTCCGGGGCGGGGATTCGGTACTCCCGGTCATATTCGGCTGGCCTTTTGTGTGGATGCGGAGGTGATTGTCAAGTCGGCAGAAGGATTTAAACGAGCTGTGGCTAAGGCTAAAGGCGCGTGA